The following is a genomic window from Hyphomicrobiales bacterium.
CCGTGGAATTTCCCGATTCTGATGGCGGTATGGAAGCTCGCCCCGGCGCTCGCCGCCGGCAATTGCGTGGTCCTGAAGCCCGCCGAGCAGACGCCCGCCTCCATCCTCGTGCTGGCCGAACTGATTGCCGACATCCTGCCGCCGGGCGTGCTCAACATCGTCAACGGCTTCGGCCTCGAGGCCGGCAAGCCGCTGGCGTCCAACCCGCGCATCGCCAAGATCGCCTTCACCGGCGAGACGACGACGGGCCGGCTGATCATGCAATATGCCAGCCAGAACCTCATTCCCGTGACGCTGGAACTCGGCGGCAAGTCGCCCAACATCTTTTTCAAGGACGTGACGGCCGAGGATGACGACTTCCTCGACAAGGCCATCGAGGGCTTCGTGATGTTCGCCCTCAACCAGGGCGAGGTCTGCACCTGCCCCAGCCGTGCGCTCGTCCATGAGGCGATCTATGACCGCTTCATGGAAAAGGCGCTGAAGCGCGTCGCGGCCATCAAGCAGGGCAACCCGCTCGACCCCTCCACGATGATCGGCGCGCAGGCCTCCTCCGAGCAGCTCGAGAAGATCCTCAGCTACTTCGACATCGGCCGCCAGGAAGGCGCCGAGGTGCTGGCCGGTGGCTCACGCAATGAACTGCCCGGTGACCTCGCCGGCGGCTATTACGTCAAGCCCACGGTGTTCAAGGGCCACAACAAGATGCGGATCTTCCAGGAGGAGATCTTCGGACCGGTGGTGTCTGTCACCACCTTCAAGGACGATGCCGACGCGCTCGCCATCGCCAATGACACGCTCTACGGCCTCGGCGCCGGCATCTGGACCCGCGACGGCAACCGCGCCTATCGCTTCGGCCGCGCGATCCAGGCCGGTCGCGTCTGGACCAACTGCTACCACGCCTATCCCGCCCATGCGGCCTTCGGTGGCTACAAGCAGTCCGGCATCGGCCGCGAGAACCACCGCATGATGCTCGACCACTACCAGCAGACCAAGAACATGCTGGTCAGCTATTCACCGAAAAAGCTTGGCTTCTTCTGAGTAAGGTTGATCGTGGGTCATGGGGCAGCCGCTTGGTTGCCCCTGGCAAACTTGGCTCAACGCAAGGAGGATGCCCTATGGCTAAGACCATGAAAGCCGCCGTCGTGCGGGAATTCGGCAAGCCGCTCGTCATCGAGGAAGTGGCCGTTCCCGAACCGGGACCGGGCATGATCCAGGTCGCGATCAAGGCCTCGGGTGTCTGCCATACGGATCTGCATGCGGCAGAGGGTGACTGGCCGGTGAAGCCAAAGCCGCCATTCATCCCCGGCCATGAAGGTGTCGGCTTCGTCTCGGCGGTCGGCGCCGGCGTCACCCACGTCAAGGAAGGTGACCGGGTCGGCGTGCCGTGGCTCTATACCGCCTGCGGCCATTGCCGGCACTGCCTGGGCGGCTGGGAGACGCTCTGCGTCGAACAGCAGAACACGGGCTATTCCGTCAACGGCGGCTTCGCTGACTATGTCGTCGCGGACCCGAATTATGTTGGGCACCTGCCCGCGAATATCGGTTTCGTGGAGATCGCACCGATCCTCTGCGCCGGCGTCACCGTCTACAAGGGCTTGAAAGTCACGGACACCAAGCCCGGTGACTGGGTCGTCATCTCCGGCGTCGGCGGTCTCGGCCACATGGCCGTGCAATATGCCAAGGCGATGGGGCTCAATGTCGCCGCCGTCGATATCGACGAGGCAAAGCTCGCCCTCGCGCGCCGGCTTGGGGCGACCTTGACCGTGAACGCCAAGGAGGAGGATCCCGCCGCTGTGATCAAGCGTGAAACCGATGGCGGCGCTCAGGGCGTTCTGGTGACGGCGGTCAGTCCCAAGGCCTTCGAGCAGGCGATCGGCATGGTCGGGCGCGGCGGCACCGTCTCGCTCAATGGGCTGCCGCCCGGCGGCTTCCCGCTCGATATCTTCGGCATGGTGCTGAACGGCATCACGGTCCGCGGCTCGATCGTCGGCACCCGCCTCGACCTGCAGGAATCGCTCGATTTTGCCGCCTCCGGCAAAGTCCAGGCGACGGTCTCCACGGCCAAGCTCGAAGACATCAATGCAGTCTTCGACAAGATGCACAAAGGACAGATCGAGGGCCGCATCGTTCTCGACATGGTGTCCTGAAGATCCTCCCGAGCGCGCTCCCTCGCGCAACCTGGCCGGGCGGCGCTGTCACCGTCCGGCTTCTTTTTTGGGAACAATGGCGTCAACGATATGCGAGGATAATCATCATGACGGAGGTGTCCGCAGCGAGGGTAACGGCGACGCCAGCGGCGGTTGCCTTGATCGAGAAACTCAAGGCGCAGCACGGTCCCATCCTCTTTCACCAGTCGGGAGGCTGCTGCGACGGGTCATCGCCCATGTGCTACCCGCAGGGCGAATTCATCGTCGGCGACCGTGACGTCAAGCTCGGAGAGATCGAGGGGACGCCGGTCTATATCAGTGCCTCGCAGTTCGAGGCATGGCAGCACACGCAGCTTATTCTTGATGTCGTGCCGGGGCGTGGTGGCATGTTCTCGCTCGACAACGGGACGGAACACCGTTTCCTGAGCCGTTCGCGCCTGTTCTCCGGCGAAGAGATGTGCGCCCTGCCCACGCCGTCACGCGGCCGCTGACCAAGAGCTGAAAAGCTTACCTCCCCCAAGCAGCAAGCCCCGCCTAGGCGAAAGTAGCATCACAACACGGCGCATAGCCGCTATGCGCGCCGGTTGCCCCGTTACGCTTGGCTTTCCGGCGTCTCTCGACTATCCGGGATGATGGCAAGAATTGCACAAGGACTGTGCAGCCATCAAAGCAACCGGATCGGGACGAGTCCGGCGCTGAGGGAGTTCTCGATCCATGGCAAGGCCGCAAGCGGTTGCGTCCGGCGGAGGAAATTCTGCGTCCGTAGAGCCTGCGTCTGTCCTTGGGGGGACAGCGGCCTTCGGTGCACCGCTCCTCGTGCTGGCTCTCGGCCACATGCTCTCCAACATGCTTCGCACCTTGCCGGCGATCGCCACGGATGTAATGGCGCTTGATCTCGGCGTGAGCGCGGAAGCGCTCGCCAGCCTGACGGGCGCCTACCATTTCGCTTTTGCCGCTGGCCAGATTCCAGTCGGCGTGGCGCTCGATCGCTATGGCGTGCGCACGGTCTCTCTGACACTTTTCACGATCGTCACCGTGGGGGCCGCGCTGGCAGCCGTCATCGGCGGGGCGACCGGCTTCCTCCTGGCGCAGATCGTGCTCGGCATCGGCTGCTGCGGCATGCTGCTCTGCCCGATGACACTGGCCGCGAAAATGTTGACACCGGCGAAGTTCGGGCTGTGGTCAGGCCTCATCCAGGGCGTCGGCAACTGCGGGATGCTGCTGTCGGCGAGCCCGCTGGCCTGGCTCATCGAGACGTCCGGCTGGCGTGCCGGCTACGCCGTCGCCGCGATGGCGAGCATCGTCGTCGCCGGCCTCGTTTTCCTGCTGGTGCCCAACACGCCTCCCGAGCGGGGAGCCGAGCACGCCACGTTGCGCTCGGAAGTGCGGGAGGTCGTGCGGATCGGTATGTCCGCCCGCATGCGTGGCATCATCATTCTCGCCCTGGCGTCCTTCGCGGTGATGATCGGCATCCGCGGCCTCTGGGGTGGCCCATGGCTCATGGATATCAAAGGCGTGAGCCGGGTCGAGGCCGGCACCGTGCTGATGCCGATGACGGTCGCCCTCGTTATCGGCCCGATCGCATTTGGTATGCTGGACCGGCGCATCGGCCACCGTCGCGCTCTGATCATCGCCGGCCACACGATCGCCGGCGTGATGCTCCTCGTGCTCGCTACCGGCGGTCCGGGCGGCCTGTTGTCCAACCTCCTCGGCCACGCCCGTTTGCCCGTTACCTTTGACACCGCCGTGCTTTTCGCGTTCGGCGCGACGATCGCGGTGCAGCCGCTGCTCTTTGCCATGGGTCGCTCGATCTTCTCGCCTGACAAGGCTGGCAAGGCGCTCGCGGCGATCAATTTCGCCTTCTTCGCGGGCGCGGCGGTCTTCCAGCCGGTGACCGGCGCGGTATCCACGCTCTGGGGCACGGCCGGGGTGATCGTCTTCCTCGGCTTGCTCGTGCTCGCCTGTACACTGGTCTTCGCCGTTCTCACGCGGCCGGCGCAAGCGGGCGTCGGCGCGAAGCGCGCGGAACCCGCATGATGTCGGCATTCACGGCGATGCAGGGACGCTGGGGCGGCCGGGAGCTCGCGCTTCTCGGCAAGGTGTGCATGGCGCATTTCGTCAGCCATTTCCACATCATGACCTTGCCGGCGCTGATTCCGCTTTTGCCCGCGCATTTCGGCGTGGGTTTCATCGAGATCGGCCTGGCGCTCACGGTGTTCAATCTCGTCACCTTGGTCGCGCAGACACCGGTTGGCTTCCTGACCGACCGCTTCGGCCCGCGTCGGCTGCTGATCGGCGGGCTTGTCCTTGGAGGGGTGAGCTTCATCGGGCTTGCTGCCACCCAAACCTATCCGCTCCTGCTGGTCGGCATGGCCTTCGCCGGCCTCGCCAATTGCGTTTATCATCCGGCCGACTACGCCTGGCTCTCGCATGGCATCGATGGCGGACGCATGGGTAAGGCGTTTTCCTTCCATACCTTCGCCGGCTATTTCGGTGGGGCGATCGCGCCGGCCGTGCTGCTCGGGATCGCGGCTTTCGGTGGCGTCGCTCTGGCCTTCGCAGTCGCGGGAGCCATTGGCTGCATCGTCGCCATCCTCATCGCGCGGACGCCTGACGACAGCGCGCGCCAGCCGCGTCGTGCTCACACGACCCCGGAACCCGGCGCGACCCAGGCCAGCGGCGGCATCAGCGGGCTTCTCAGCCCCGCGATTCTCATCC
Proteins encoded in this region:
- the aldB gene encoding aldehyde dehydrogenase B — protein: MQEETLNKPEIVRATATPFKARYGNFINGKWAEPLSGRYFENTSPVNGKLLCEVARSDASDIEAALDAAHAAKDAWGRTSVAERALLLNRIADVMQDNLALLAEAETWDNGKPIRETTAADLPLAIDHFRYFAGAIRAQEGGISEIDHDTVAYHFHEPLGVVGQIIPWNFPILMAVWKLAPALAAGNCVVLKPAEQTPASILVLAELIADILPPGVLNIVNGFGLEAGKPLASNPRIAKIAFTGETTTGRLIMQYASQNLIPVTLELGGKSPNIFFKDVTAEDDDFLDKAIEGFVMFALNQGEVCTCPSRALVHEAIYDRFMEKALKRVAAIKQGNPLDPSTMIGAQASSEQLEKILSYFDIGRQEGAEVLAGGSRNELPGDLAGGYYVKPTVFKGHNKMRIFQEEIFGPVVSVTTFKDDADALAIANDTLYGLGAGIWTRDGNRAYRFGRAIQAGRVWTNCYHAYPAHAAFGGYKQSGIGRENHRMMLDHYQQTKNMLVSYSPKKLGFF
- the adh gene encoding Alcohol dehydrogenase, with protein sequence MAKTMKAAVVREFGKPLVIEEVAVPEPGPGMIQVAIKASGVCHTDLHAAEGDWPVKPKPPFIPGHEGVGFVSAVGAGVTHVKEGDRVGVPWLYTACGHCRHCLGGWETLCVEQQNTGYSVNGGFADYVVADPNYVGHLPANIGFVEIAPILCAGVTVYKGLKVTDTKPGDWVVISGVGGLGHMAVQYAKAMGLNVAAVDIDEAKLALARRLGATLTVNAKEEDPAAVIKRETDGGAQGVLVTAVSPKAFEQAIGMVGRGGTVSLNGLPPGGFPLDIFGMVLNGITVRGSIVGTRLDLQESLDFAASGKVQATVSTAKLEDINAVFDKMHKGQIEGRIVLDMVS
- a CDS encoding conserved hypothetical protein (Evidence 4 : Unknown function but conserved in other organisms), which gives rise to MTEVSAARVTATPAAVALIEKLKAQHGPILFHQSGGCCDGSSPMCYPQGEFIVGDRDVKLGEIEGTPVYISASQFEAWQHTQLILDVVPGRGGMFSLDNGTEHRFLSRSRLFSGEEMCALPTPSRGR
- a CDS encoding Sugar phosphate permease, encoding MARPQAVASGGGNSASVEPASVLGGTAAFGAPLLVLALGHMLSNMLRTLPAIATDVMALDLGVSAEALASLTGAYHFAFAAGQIPVGVALDRYGVRTVSLTLFTIVTVGAALAAVIGGATGFLLAQIVLGIGCCGMLLCPMTLAAKMLTPAKFGLWSGLIQGVGNCGMLLSASPLAWLIETSGWRAGYAVAAMASIVVAGLVFLLVPNTPPERGAEHATLRSEVREVVRIGMSARMRGIIILALASFAVMIGIRGLWGGPWLMDIKGVSRVEAGTVLMPMTVALVIGPIAFGMLDRRIGHRRALIIAGHTIAGVMLLVLATGGPGGLLSNLLGHARLPVTFDTAVLFAFGATIAVQPLLFAMGRSIFSPDKAGKALAAINFAFFAGAAVFQPVTGAVSTLWGTAGVIVFLGLLVLACTLVFAVLTRPAQAGVGAKRAEPA
- a CDS encoding Sugar phosphate permease, giving the protein MMSAFTAMQGRWGGRELALLGKVCMAHFVSHFHIMTLPALIPLLPAHFGVGFIEIGLALTVFNLVTLVAQTPVGFLTDRFGPRRLLIGGLVLGGVSFIGLAATQTYPLLLVGMAFAGLANCVYHPADYAWLSHGIDGGRMGKAFSFHTFAGYFGGAIAPAVLLGIAAFGGVALAFAVAGAIGCIVAILIARTPDDSARQPRRAHTTPEPGATQASGGISGLLSPAILILIVLFMLLNLSTGGLQNFSVSALTTGYGVDLVMANTALSGFLFASAFGVLAGGILADRTSRHGYVAAAAFGVTAVLVAIIAVTRLPAPALVVMLTLAGFLSGVIAPSRDMLVRAAAPRGAEGRVFGIVTTGFNIANFSGPLFFAWLLDRGLPSFVFAATAGFMVLTVALTLWQEASAARSSRNTSGTKG